Proteins from a single region of Crassostrea angulata isolate pt1a10 unplaced genomic scaffold, ASM2561291v2 HiC_scaffold_150, whole genome shotgun sequence:
- the LOC128169574 gene encoding histone H2B-like: MPPKVGSKGSKKAATKAKAQRTGDKKKRRRRRESYAIYIYKVLKQVHPDTGVSSKAMSIMNSFVNDIFERIAAEASRLAHYNKRSTITSREIQTAVRLLLPGELAKHAVSEGTKAVTKYTSSK, encoded by the coding sequence ATGCCACCCAAAGTTGGATCTAAAGGTTCTAAGAAAGCTGCCACCAAGGCTAAGGCCCAGAGAACTGGGGACAAGAAGAAGCGCAGGAGGAGGAGGGAATCCTACGCTATCTACATCTACAAAGTCTTGAAACAGGTGCACCCTGACACTGGAGTTTCCAGCAAGGCCATGAGCATCATGAATTCTTTCGTCAATGACATCTTCGAGAGAATTGCCGCTGAGGCCTCCCGTCTGGCCCACTACAACAAACGCTCAACCATCACCAGCAGAGAAATCCAGACTGCAGTCCGCCTTCTCCTGCCAGGTGAATTGGCCAAGCATGCTGTCTCTGAAGGTACCAAAGCTGTTACCAAGTACACCAGCAGCAAGTAA
- the LOC128169572 gene encoding histone H2A-like, protein MSGRGKGGKVKGKAKSRSSRAGLQFPVGRIHRLLRKGNYAERVGAGAPVYLAAVLEYLAAEVLELAGNAARDNKKTRIIPRHLQLAIRNDEELNKLLSGVTIAQGGVLPNIQAVLLPKKTQKPAAK, encoded by the coding sequence ATGTCAGGACGTGGTAAAGGAGGCAAAGTGAAGGGAAAGGCAAAGAGCCGATCTTCCCGTGCCGGACTACAGTTTCCCGTTGGTCGTATCCACCGTCTGCTGAGGAAGGGCAACTACGCCGAGAGAGTGGGAGCCGGTGCCCCAGTGTATTTGGCCGCTGTCCTTGAGTACTTGGCCGCTGAAGTGTTGGAGTTGGCAGGCAACGCAGCCCGTGACAACAAGAAAACCAGAATCATCCCCCGTCATCTGCAGCTTGCTATCCGCAACGACGAGGAGTTGAACAAACTTCTGTCCGGTGTGACCATCGCACAGGGTGGTGTTTTGCCCAACATCCAGGCCGTGCTCCTCCCCAAGAAGACCCAGAAGCCAGCCGCCAAGTAA
- the LOC128169569 gene encoding histone H1-delta-like, translating into MFSRTSAPAVNKSSESVRLHYFLVLVRSELYSVFVSSEAMADTATTTPVKKKVTKPKVPAAHPKYVDMIRAALESLKERGGSSRQAILKYIMANFKVGNDVNPINVHLKMALKNGVKKGALKQAKGTGATGSFKLGDKPKTEKKPKAKKVTKPKAAKPKKATAVKPRKAAGEKKTAEKKKKSPKKAAGPKKVKTPKKKTAAKSPKKAAAKPKKAKTPKKAAAAKPKKAKTPKKTAAKK; encoded by the exons ATGTTTTCGAGGACGTCCGCGCCCGCTGTAAACAAAAGCAGCGAGAGCGTGAGACTTCACTATTTCCTCGTATTAGTTCGCAGTGAATTGTACAGCGTTTTCGTTTCGTCCGAAGCCATGGCAGACACAGCAACCACAACCCCAGTCAAGAAGAAGGTTACTAAGCCTAAGGTACCTGCAGCACACCCCAAGTACGTCGACATGATCAGGGCCGCCTTGGAATCCCTGAAAGAGCGTGGTGGATCTTCCAGACAGGCCATTCTGAAGTACATTATGGCCAACTTTAAAGTGGGAAACGACGTCAACCCCATTAATGTCCACCTTAAAATGGCACTCAAGAACGGAGTGAAGAAAGGCGCTCTGAAACAAGCCAAAGGAACAGGCGCCACTGGCTCTTTCAAGTTAGGAGACAAGCCAAAGACAGAGAAAAAACCAAAGGCGAAGAAAGTCACCAAACCCAAGGCAGCCAAACCAAAGAAGGCCACAGCTgttaag cCCAGGAAGGCGGCAGGGGAGAAAAAGACTGctgagaagaagaagaagtccCCCAAGAAAGCAGCTGGACCTAAGAAAGTTAAGACACCCAAGAAGAAGACGGCAGCCAAATCCCCTAAGAAGGCAGCAGCCAAGCCAAAGAAGGCCAAGACTCCGAAAAAAGCAGCAGCAGCCAAGCCAAAGAAAGCCAAGACTCCCAAGAAGACAGCAGCTAAAAAATAA